One stretch of Schlesneria sp. DSM 10557 DNA includes these proteins:
- a CDS encoding ABC transporter permease: MFLFAFRNLISRPVRSLLALLGLTVAIAGMVGLFSIATGIDDLVGKTFSRIPGLAAMQPGAPIPLFSRLPIGWVAEIAEVKGVRKARPEVWARAQLVEGKPTFSPPRFLFGTDIKTTLELKEAIYRDDIVAGRFLTTDDIGTFNCVISRPIAEAFKKTIGDRLHVDGYDLTVVGIYQCGSLLLDIAIVLDGNSVRKIGKFDDSLVSSVYIEPDDSVSKEQLIEEIRQKFQGRRASDWRTNALVEFPQAGLAGLLNALAQLLEAAASRLQGNSFSAPGNSLLTAPSAETPSDQQASDEDGIEVRSAQDWGDKIADLSSDLDIFLYLMTGIGIIIALLSILNTMLMSVAERLIEFGVLKANGWSAWDVMRLVTWESALLGLSGGILGCLAGWIAVQILNTIYSTRLYLYASPGLLLFSLGFSTFLGMIGGLYPALWALRMSPMEAIRRG, from the coding sequence ATGTTCCTGTTTGCATTTCGAAATCTGATCAGCCGTCCTGTTCGCTCGCTCTTGGCACTGCTCGGCCTGACCGTGGCCATCGCCGGGATGGTCGGGCTGTTTTCCATCGCCACCGGCATCGACGACCTTGTCGGAAAAACCTTCAGCCGTATTCCCGGCCTGGCGGCGATGCAGCCAGGAGCGCCCATCCCATTATTCTCACGGTTGCCGATCGGCTGGGTTGCGGAGATCGCCGAAGTGAAGGGGGTTCGCAAAGCCCGTCCGGAAGTCTGGGCTCGTGCCCAGCTTGTCGAAGGGAAACCCACGTTCAGTCCCCCTCGGTTCCTGTTTGGCACTGATATCAAGACGACTTTGGAGTTGAAAGAGGCCATCTACCGCGACGACATCGTCGCGGGACGATTCCTGACGACAGACGACATCGGCACGTTTAACTGCGTGATCAGTCGCCCCATCGCTGAAGCATTTAAGAAGACAATTGGCGACCGTCTGCACGTGGATGGTTATGACCTGACCGTAGTCGGCATCTATCAGTGTGGATCACTACTGCTTGATATTGCGATTGTCCTTGACGGAAACTCCGTCAGAAAGATCGGCAAGTTTGACGACTCGCTGGTCTCTTCAGTTTATATCGAACCGGACGACAGCGTATCGAAAGAACAGCTGATTGAAGAGATCCGCCAGAAGTTTCAGGGTCGTCGTGCCAGCGACTGGCGAACGAACGCTCTCGTCGAATTTCCGCAGGCAGGACTGGCCGGGCTGCTGAACGCCCTCGCCCAGTTGCTGGAAGCGGCCGCCAGCCGGCTGCAAGGGAACAGTTTTTCTGCCCCGGGGAATTCCCTGTTAACGGCCCCATCCGCAGAGACCCCATCTGACCAACAGGCGAGTGATGAAGATGGCATCGAAGTCCGTTCCGCTCAGGACTGGGGTGACAAGATTGCAGATTTGAGTTCTGACCTCGACATCTTTCTCTATCTGATGACGGGGATCGGGATCATCATCGCGTTACTCAGCATCCTGAATACGATGCTGATGAGTGTCGCGGAACGATTAATTGAATTCGGGGTCCTGAAAGCAAACGGCTGGTCAGCGTGGGACGTGATGCGACTGGTCACCTGGGAAAGTGCCTTACTGGGACTGAGCGGCGGGATTCTCGGCTGTCTGGCGGGATGGATTGCCGTTCAGATATTAAACACCATTTATTCCACGAGACTCTATCTGTATGCCAGCCCGGGTCTGCTGCTGTTCAGCCTGGGATTCAGTACCTTCCTGGGCATGATCGGCGGCCTCTACCCCGCTCTCTGGGCCCTGCGAATGTCCCCCATGGAAGCCATTCGCAGGGGATGA
- a CDS encoding nitroreductase — translation MSQSISEVIRGRRTIGAFLPELPDASLIEAALEVARWAPNHKKTEPWRVYWLGPKTASAITELNARLIEKKKGPAEAEAKRQSWSSIPGWLAVTCTPSGDAFREGEDYAACCCFIQNLMLALWAEGIGSKWATGDVTREPEFDQLLGIDTATERVAGLIWYGYPAVVPAQTRQPVSAFLRRLD, via the coding sequence GTGTCACAATCGATTTCTGAAGTCATTCGTGGCCGCCGCACGATCGGAGCTTTCCTGCCGGAGCTTCCCGACGCCTCGCTGATTGAGGCTGCCCTCGAAGTTGCTCGCTGGGCCCCTAACCATAAAAAGACCGAGCCGTGGCGAGTCTACTGGCTGGGCCCCAAAACGGCCTCTGCGATCACCGAACTGAACGCGCGGCTGATCGAGAAGAAAAAAGGCCCAGCCGAAGCGGAAGCCAAACGACAGTCATGGTCGTCCATACCCGGCTGGCTCGCTGTCACCTGTACCCCATCCGGAGATGCATTTCGCGAGGGCGAAGACTATGCGGCGTGCTGCTGTTTCATTCAGAACCTGATGCTTGCATTGTGGGCGGAAGGAATCGGCAGCAAATGGGCGACGGGCGATGTCACTCGCGAACCCGAATTTGATCAGTTGCTCGGGATCGATACCGCCACCGAACGTGTCGCCGGCTTGATCTGGTACGGGTATCCGGCGGTAGTTCCTGCTCAGACCCGTCAACCGGTCTCCGCGTTTCTGCGACGACTGGACTGA
- a CDS encoding amidohydrolase family protein — protein sequence MKQSRRSFLKTAVAAGLAGQGLIDAVAAAEPLPDRKIKYIDIHTHLGAFFHSQELTAELLVRFMDQHQVERACVLPLVSPESAPIPQPVSTALKAYHDFPERIIPFCVVDPRAATAPGQRQGHVAGVKGIVDLLKRYQDAGCRGLGEHKTGLPFDAPQQMYLYEACDTVGFPILFHLDDIRNPDTPGLPRLEAVLKAFPQLPLIGHAAGFWASISGDATIEDFGRYPDIPLPVAPDGALDRLMKKYPNLYGDLSEPGGEKAIARDLTFGREFIIRHADQLLFGTDVLMPNQKIPQFELLDSLNLPEDVQYKIYRGNAIKLLKLEEA from the coding sequence ATGAAGCAGTCGCGGCGATCGTTTCTGAAGACTGCGGTAGCAGCGGGTCTTGCGGGGCAAGGCCTGATTGATGCGGTGGCCGCGGCGGAACCCCTGCCCGATCGGAAGATCAAGTACATCGATATCCACACCCACCTGGGTGCGTTCTTCCACAGTCAAGAGCTGACTGCCGAGCTATTGGTGCGGTTTATGGACCAGCATCAGGTGGAACGGGCCTGCGTCCTGCCCTTGGTCTCACCGGAATCCGCGCCGATTCCTCAACCTGTGAGCACCGCACTGAAAGCCTATCATGACTTCCCTGAACGGATCATTCCGTTCTGTGTCGTTGACCCACGTGCGGCGACCGCACCGGGCCAGAGGCAAGGTCATGTCGCAGGTGTGAAAGGAATTGTCGATCTCCTGAAGCGTTATCAGGATGCCGGCTGTCGAGGACTGGGCGAGCACAAGACGGGGTTGCCATTCGATGCACCTCAGCAGATGTACCTCTACGAGGCCTGCGACACCGTCGGCTTCCCCATTCTGTTTCATCTTGACGATATTCGTAACCCCGATACGCCTGGTCTTCCCCGTCTGGAAGCGGTTCTCAAGGCGTTTCCCCAACTGCCACTCATCGGACATGCGGCAGGTTTCTGGGCATCCATTTCAGGGGATGCGACGATTGAGGACTTCGGCCGCTATCCGGATATTCCTCTACCGGTCGCACCAGATGGAGCGCTCGATCGACTGATGAAGAAGTATCCGAACCTGTACGGAGATTTGTCGGAACCGGGTGGTGAGAAAGCGATTGCCCGCGACCTGACGTTCGGTCGTGAGTTCATCATTCGACATGCAGACCAGTTGCTGTTCGGAACCGATGTCCTGATGCCCAACCAGAAGATTCCGCAATTTGAGTTGCTCGATTCGCTCAATCTTCCCGAGGACGTTCAGTACAAGATCTACCGGGGCAATGCCATCAAACTGCTGAAACTGGAAGAAGCCTGA